The genomic DNA ACGTCGTCGTCGAGGATGTCGGCCTCGGGCAGCGCTAGCGGTCCGCAGTCAACCCGTCGATGATCTCGGCCACCGATCCCGAGCGAGCCCGGCGCCACCCGGTGCCGGCCCACACATTGGTGGCCTGCGGATCTCCCGCCGCCACCGAGGCCTTGCGCACCGGGCTGGTCAGGTAGTGGATCTCGGGGTAGCCCAACGGGGCCTGCCCATCGTGCTCGGTGATGAAGCGGTTACGCAGCCCTCGCGCATAGCGACCGGAAAATGCGCGCGTCACAACAGTTTCGGTGAACTCTGGACTCTGCAGCGCGGCTCGGTGCACGGGGCTGCTGCCGGATTCATCGGCCAGCAGGAACGCCGTGCCGAGCTGGGCAGCCACCGCACCGGCGGCCAGGACGCCCGCAACATCGTCGGCACTGATCAACCCGCCGGCCGCCGCAACCGGGATGTCCACCGCCGCCAGCACGTCGGCCAGCAGGTGATCCAGTGACTGCGATGCCGGCGAGGCGCCCGGATCGAACGTGCCGCGGTGCCCACCCGCTCCCGGTCCCTGAACCGCAAGGGCATCGACGCCGCGCCGCACTGCCAGCCAGGCTTCGTCCAGCGTCGTCACCGTACCGACGGTGCCGATCCCGGCACCCCGCAACCGGGCGATCTCGGGCTCGCTGGGCAATCCGAACGTGAACGAGACCACCTCGGGCCGCAGGTCCAGCACCGCGTCCAACTTGGCGGCCCACGCGTCGTCGTCGTACCTCGGCTCACCGAGTGCCACCCCGTAGCGCTGCGCCCAACCGGCCAGCACGTCGGCATAGGCCCGGACCTGTTCCGGTGTGCCCGCACTGGGCTGGGGCGCAAAAAGATTCACCCCGAGGGGTTCGGAGGTCAATCGGCGCGCCGCGGTGACTCTTTCGGCGAGCGCGTCGGCGGTCAGATAACCGGCCGCCAGGAACCCGAGCCCGCCGGCATTGCTGCCGGCCGCAGCCAATTCCGGCGTCGAGGGCCCACCTGCCATCGGCGCCACGATCA from Mycobacterium sp. DL440 includes the following:
- a CDS encoding nitronate monooxygenase, giving the protein MGPFDIRGLRRPVIVAPMAGGPSTPELAAAGSNAGGLGFLAAGYLTADALAERVTAARRLTSEPLGVNLFAPQPSAGTPEQVRAYADVLAGWAQRYGVALGEPRYDDDAWAAKLDAVLDLRPEVVSFTFGLPSEPEIARLRGAGIGTVGTVTTLDEAWLAVRRGVDALAVQGPGAGGHRGTFDPGASPASQSLDHLLADVLAAVDIPVAAAGGLISADDVAGVLAAGAVAAQLGTAFLLADESGSSPVHRAALQSPEFTETVVTRAFSGRYARGLRNRFITEHDGQAPLGYPEIHYLTSPVRKASVAAGDPQATNVWAGTGWRRARSGSVAEIIDGLTADR